The window ATCAAAGATATACAGCAGGCCCGAGAAAGGAAACCTGAAAGCAGGATCAGATGCAGATATTGCAATCTATGACATCCTCCCAGACCAGATTGACCCGGCTACAGAGTACGCGAAGGTCAAGAAAGCTTTCTCAGGTGCCGCGTACACCCTTAAAGACGGAAATGTCGTTGTAAAAGACGGAGAAATCGAAGCCACTCCTAAAGGCAGGATCTACTGGGTGAATGCAAAGGTTCCCGCAAACATAGACAGCACCGTGCAGAAAGATCTGGACCTCAAGTTTAAGAAGTACTACACTGTGAGCAAATCCAATTACATGGTTGAGGATATGTACCTCGAGAACCCTGTTGAAATCGGCACTGAAGGGGTGTTCTAAATGCAGGTTGTAAAACTGTCCCTCAAAAAAGCAAATAAAATCCCCATTGAAGCCGATAATGTAAACCCTGACAACTTTGCAGGTAAGACTGCAGAAGAGATAAAGGCGATTTTGGTCTGGCACGGAAACGGACAGTTTCCCCTTGGGGACCTCTTCAATGTAGAGGTCGAAGGCAGCGACTCCGTGGAAAACACAAAGATTGTTTTCGAAGGCGATGTCTCCAGGGTAAAACGCATTGGGCAGAACATGAGCGCCGGAGAGATCGAGATCAACGGCAACGTGGATATGCACTGCGGCTTTGGGATGAAGGGCGGAAAGGTTGTAATCAATGGCGATGCTGACAGCTGGCTCGGCTGCGAGATGACAGGTGGAGAAATCATTCTCAACGGAAACGCTTCCTATTATGTAGGTTCAGGTTACCGTGGAGAGGCCTGCGGCATGCGCGGAGGAAAGATTACCGTCAATGGCAATACGAAGGACTACCTAGGAGAACATATGTGCGGAGGAGAAATCCTCGTAAAAGGCAATGTAGGGCTCCTTCCCGCAATCTCAAATAATGGCGGGAAAATAGTCATTGAAGGCAACGCAACCATGCCTGCAAGCGAAATGAAGAACGGTACAGTCATCATCAAAGGTGAGGTTTCAGACCTGCTCCCCTCCTACAAAGAAGAAGGGACAGAAGAAGTTGAAGACGTTACCTACCGCAAGTTTGTTGGTGACGTTAATGTCGGTGGAAAAGGCGTTTTGCTTATAAAGTGAACGACTTAAAATAAGTCAACTACCCGTCACTAAAGTGGCAGGCATGTAATAGTGCCCCGGTTGACCAGCCTTAGTCTTAATTGACTACGTTGGAAATGTCATGATACCTGCGAATGCTTCCTCAGTTTGCAGCTCTATCGTGTAGCATTAAAAGTCCTGAGAGGTAGGGGCGGTGTGTTACACATAACAAGCATATCCAACATTGGCGAGAGGAGATACGAAAGTACGTTACCTGCGGAGGAAACTCGTTTCCAAAGCAGAGTGGAGAAATCCAAACATGAAAGGAATGCCAGAAAATTGACGGCATTCCTCTCATGACTAAAGTCAAAAGCACCCTGCCTTATTTTATCGTGAAACTTAATGTGAACGAAACTTTCTGAATAGCACTCAGAAAGCTCTGTAGAATAAACAAAATTCAGCGGATAAGAGATCAAAGTAAACATAATCTCTAGAGTTTCATTCTTATCCGCTTTACTTTTCTTCTGATGCCCTCTGGTTAATTGGTCAGTATTATTCAGAAATTACCTTTTGTTGTATCTCCGATTCCTTCTTTCTACGCGTTGCGCCCTGCTTGAGCCCACGTACAGTAGATAAAAAAAACATCAGGCAAGACCTGGGAACCTGATACCAAATGTCAACCGTGTAGTCAGGGACGACCGTTCTTTTCGCTCGTCCGAATTGCTACTCGCCCGAATTGCGACTCGGGAGTCCGCGGTCCTTTTCGCTTCGCTCAAGAGGACTCAGTTATGAGTTGTAGAGTGGGATTAGCTCAGGAGGACTCAGTTATGAGTTGTAGAGTGAGATTAGCTCAGGAGGACTCAGTTATGAGTTGTAGAGTGAGATTAGCCAAGGGGACTAAGTTATGAGTACATAGCAGTTAGCTTCGCTTAAGAGCACTATGGGGTACTTAGAAGTAAGGTTCGCTTAAGAGGACTGATACGGACTAAAGAAAAAGAAATAAGAAAAAAGGATAACGAAAAAAAAGGAAAAAGGAAAAAAGCTGAAAGGTGTCAGCTTTACTGAAATAAATCAGTATCCTGTTGCTTCTGCAAGCTGCCTGATAGGGGCTCCTTCAGCAGTATTTCCGAAAACTCTTATCGTATAGTTTTCATTGCTCCAGATATAAGAGTATCTTGGAACAGTTTGTCCTCCGGAGGTGATGTACTCGGTGATATTCACAGCAGAGTGCCCGTTAAAGGATTCATCAGTAAAACGGGAGCCGTTGCTTAGTGGAGGGAAGGAAGACTTGTATGCAGTGATGAGATTATTTGCGGCTTCCTTATCTTCAAGCCCGATCACATCTATATAATAGTCAGTTTCATTAGAGTCTTTGTAGATACCTTCGGAACCGTTGAGGATCCCGGAAACATTGTCAGCTTTATAATCGCTTTTAATCTCGTCTGTGGAGAGCGGAATGGTATCAATGTACTCAAAGCCTGCAGGAATGGTTTTAAGAGTGCTAATTCCAGCCGCATCTTCATTAGAACTTACATTTGTTTTCGGATTGTTCGAATAGGTCCCGTTAACTGCAGGGGTTTTATTATCCACACAGCCTGAAAACGCGATCATCAAAACCGCAAACACAGTTATTAAAGCTATACTTTTTTTCATGAAATTTCACCTTGATCTGTAAAACCCTGAAAAACCAGGTGGTTTAAAGAATCAGGATTTCAGAATTAAAAAGAATTATCAGAACTAAGAAATCTGCAAATATAAAGTTATCTGCAAAAAGAAACCAAAAAAGGATTGAAAGAGGGAAGGGTTAAGAAAACCCTTCACTCAGAAAATTTAGTTGTTTCTCCTGACGAGGTAGACAACTGAAAGGAGTCCTACAAGGCCAAGGACAACTCCGAAGCCAGGGGATTTTCCGTCGGCTGGGGTTGTATCGTTTACAGGCTCAGTTGAACCCTCGATTGGGGTTACGGTACCTTCCTCAGTTGGAGTTACAGTTCCATCTGTGGTTGGGGTTTCGTTAGTCATATTGTCTTCGGTAGTACTGATAGTGGATGGGGTTCCTTCTGGAATTCCGGTTGTTTCGTTTCCAATGGTCTTCTCCACGTATGGGTAGTACCTGAGAGCGCTGGTAGAAGTGTCAGCGATCTTGAAGTACATGCCCTGACCGATTTCTTCTTCGGAGTCTCTGGACAGAGTGAATGTGTTGTCATTGGTGATAGAAAGTGTGTCACCGTTGATTTTAACATTGTTGAGTTCTCCGAATTCGTCGTCAGATTCGATGGTCATTGCGTTTGCGTAGTCAACGAGCCAGAGACCTTCGATCTGGGCAATGCTGTCGACTGCACCCTGGAAAACCTGGTTGACATGCACTCTGAGGACAACGACATCGTCTTCGCCCTGAATGTCATCAAGTTCAACATCCCAGGTTTTGTCACCGGAATCGACTGAAATAATTTCGTCGTCTACGAATTCTCCGTCCTTGGTGAATTCGAGCCAGACTTTCTTACCGTCAACATCAACCTGCTTGGCTTCGATAGCATAGCCTTCGCCGAGGTCGAGTTTTTCGCCGGTTCTGATGGTGTATTTATCGTCGCTGTCAAGGATGAGCTTTGCAAGCTTGTCAGCTTTGGTTGCGTCGAGTGGGATGTATTCTTCTGCAAAGAGGCCGAGAACAGGGTACTGTCCCCAGTTTGCGTCTACATTGTTGTACTGGTAATCTACGTTCTTGATGGTGGTAGAATAATCGAGACCGCCTTCAGGAATCACGTTACCGTTGATACCGGAGACTTTGAGGGTTTCTGTAGCGACATCGTCATTGAGGTCATAGTAGAAGCCTGCAAAGTTGGTTGCATTCCATGTGAAGTCACCAGAGCCGGAAGCGACCTGTCCTCTGATCTGATAGGTGCCGGGATCTGTGATTTCCTTCATGACATAGAACCTGAGCTGGTCGGAGCTGGTGTCAGCGACCTTGAAGTACATGCCCTTAGCGATCAAGTTAGAGTCATCCCTGTTCAGGGTGAATGTGTCTGCATTGGTGATGGTAAGGGTAGGACCATTGATGGAAACGTCATCGAGGTTATCGAATTCGTCGTCAGATTCGATGGTCATTGCGTTTGCGTAGTCAATGAGCCAGAGACCTTCGATCTGGGCAATACTGTCGACTGCGCCCTGGAAGACCTGGTTGACATGCACTCTGAGGACAACGACATCGTCTTCGCCCTGGATGTCATCAAGTTCAACTTCCCAGGTATTGGTACCGGAATCGACTGAGATGATTTCATCGTCTACGAATTCTCCGTCCTTGGTGAATTCGAGCCAGACTTTCTTACCGTCAACATCAACCTGCTTGGCTTGGATAGCATAGCCCTGGCCGAGGTCAAGGAGTTCGCCGGTTCTGATGGTGTACTTGTCATCGCTGTCAAGGACGAGCTTTGCGAGCTTGTCAGCTTTGTCAGAGTTGAGCGGGATGTACTTATCTGCAAAGAAACCGAGCAGGCTGTAGTTGCTCCATCCGTCTGCTGCATTTTCATACTGGTAAGCAACATTCTGAATGGTTGTCTTATAGACAATGCCGCCTTCTCCAATGACATTGCCTGCAGTGCCTGCAACATCTTTAATGGAAAGGGACTCGGTTGTTACGTTATCGTCAATGTCATAGTAGAATGCTGCAAACTGAGTTGCATCTACTGTAAGGGTGGTACCGTTATCTCCATATGTATCAATAATGGAGTCGATATCAGAGCCATTGTACACTGGACCACGGATCTCAATTGAATCTGCTGCACTTGCGGCGGATGCAAATACAGTGAGAATCATGAGGGCAGCCAGTGATAATGCTGCAAATCTCTTCATGTTATTGTTTCCTCCATGTTTATTAAGATATATCGTATGTAAGAAGAAGTGTCGGGATCTAACACTTAAAGGGTTTCACCATTCTTCACCAAATCAGACGTTTAGATTTCGTCGATTGACGAAGAGGATTTCATTCCCTCCTTATCCCTCTAAATTGGATTACAAGTGTTCTATAAAATAATTGCATTATTAAATCTTTTGTGGTCTATTTCAGGGGAATGAAAGAAGAAAAGCGCAAAACAACGATACAAATAACGGTAAATGTCGAAAGAACCCGGGTAGAATATTCGTTAGAGGTTAATAGAGAAGATGAAGTAGAAATACTTATAAAAGATTATAGAAAAAGGTAATGTGTTTAGAGAGGTATAACTAAATAATTTTAAACAATACTAATTTCAAAAAACCATTATGTAAAAATCCCATTTATTCGATATTTCTCTATTTTGAAACCTCTTAAATCAGGAAAAATATTCGGCACTTTGCACACTTCATCCTTTTCTTAGTCTCATAACCGAAGCAGGGCTTAATTATTTTGGAAAAACTGGCAATTAGATAATTCAGGTAAAAGTGAAAATAAACTTTTGAAACAATTCAGGCATTTTTCGCACGGACTTTCATTAGTTTTATAATAATAAAAGTCAAAAATTGTATATATTACACGGTGTGCAGTATATTAAACGACATATTAGAAATTGACGATATAAGATAGTAAATATAAAATAGGCAAAATATATAATAGAAAAGAGTATAAAAAGAGTATAAAGAAAGTATTCCCTGAAGATAGAGCACTCGATATAATACAACTTGATATAATACAGATACTATATAAGATCATATTTTATACCTGAACAATGCAACATAGAATTAAAAAACAATATGGGGTATCAGCTTTGGAATGTCAAGATATTATCCAGGATGTCCTCTGCAGGATTAAAGCCATCAAAGGCGTGGAAGATACGTACATTTTGAATGAAGAAGATAAAGAAAAAATATTTGCACTCGAGAAAAAAGCCGAAGGAGCGGTCTTGATGGGCATGGGAGTCGGCGATAACCAGGGAATAAAAGAGGTTTTCAAACGCCAGGTAATCATAGCCTTTACAACCAACATGGACTACGTCTGGCCTGAGGGACCAAATGTAATTCTAATGCAGCATGGGGAAAAAGTAGGTGAGGATGTATATGACCCCGAAAAACTAGAGGAGTGTAAAAAGTGCAAGGATATGATGGTGATGGGAAATTTTGTAATATACAGAAGTGCAGTTCCAAAGCCGCATATCGCAAAAAAAGAGCCGATCACTGTCGTACTCCCTCCCCAGAGTTGTAAAGAAGTAGAATGTGTGAGCAACGTGGTTAATACTGTTCTCGCGTCCCCTTCCACCCCTTCAGACGAGTACATCAGATCTATAATGGACCTCAAGCCGGTTGTAGGGCAGGGGACTTTTATCATCGGATTCAACGTATGCTGATCAAACTGGACCTGTAGATGGTTAGAAAAGCAAATTAATGTCCAGAAAAACAATCAAGCACACGATACAGGCATGCCCGTGAGATAGTTCAGTCGTCATTATGCATGTACCATGCTCGACGTCGTGTCTACAGATATAATACAATAACAAAAACAATACAACAGCAAAAATTGGGTGTGCCATACCAATAAAAAATGAAAATTCGAACAAACGATCTTTAGCATAAAGGTCGAAAATTATCTTTTTTTAAAGAGATGCAGCGGCAGGTTTCAAAGAAAGCAAATTTATTGAGAAGTCTAACTACAAAAATATAAAGAGTCCGACATAAGGGAATACTATTACTTAGAGATTGATCTCAAACCGCTTTTATCTGAAACTGCTGCCTAAAGAAATAGCCGGGAATAAATGCCGGAAAGACGGAATAAAAATGAAGGAAGCTGATTATAACAGGGCCTGCAGGAGTGTCCTTGAAAAAGTACTTGCCGGCGAAATAAAAGACGAAGCCCAGTTGAACAAAGAAAAAAAAGATGTGAGCAAGCTACATCATCTTGCCAGCCTGCCCAGAAATGGAGATATCATTATGCAGGGTACACCTGAGGAGCGGGCTCAAATAAAAGAGTTCCTCAGGCGAAAACCCGTAAGGACAATTTCCGGAGTTGCGGTAGTTGCGGTAATGACCTCTCCTGCCCCATGCCCTCACGGAGTTTGCCTGCCCTGCCCTGGAGGTCCCAATTCAGCATTTAAATCCCCCCAGAGCTACATGGGAAGAGAACCTGCAGCAATGAGAGCCATTCAACATGGGTTTGACCCTTACTCCCAGGTCCAGTCCAGGCTATCTCAGCTAAGGGCAATAGGCCATGATGTGGAGAAAGTGGAGCTGATAGTTATGGGAGGCACATTTTCAGCCCGCAGCCTTGACTACCAGGAATGGTTTAGTAAACGCTGTCTTGAGGCAATGAACGATCTCACGGGCACTGAATGGAGGGAAAATGCCTGGAAGATCGGAAAATCCGTCCCTTACATTCCACTTGAAGAAGTCCAGAAAGCTAACGAAATAGCTGAGATCCGTAACGTGGGAATAACATTTGAGACACGTCCCGACTGGGCAAAAGAAGAACATGTGGATGAGTTCCTCAGGCTCGGAGGGACAAAGGTTGAACTTGGAGTCCAGAATGTTTATGACTTTGTCTTAACCAGAATGCAGAGAGGGCATGGAGTTGCAGAAATAGTAAGGGCTAACCAGGTTTTAAGAGACAGCGCATTTAAGGTAGGCTTCCATATGATGCCCCACCTTCCGGGAGCAGATTCTGAACTCGACCTGAAAGGATTTAAAAAGCTCTTTGAAGACCCGCGTTTCATGCCGGATTACCTCAAAATATATCCAACCCTTGTGACTGAAGGCACAGCTCTGCACAGGATGTGGGAGGCAGGAGAATATCAGGCACTTTCCGATGAAGAGGCTGCAGAACTTGTTGCAGACATAAAAGCTATCCTGCCTAAATGGGTAAGACTCCAGCGCGTCCAGCGTGACATTCCCGCCAACCAGATCGTTGCAGGCGTTAGAAAGAGTAACCTCCGACAGCTGGCAGAGGAAAAACTCAGGGAAAAAGGAGGAAAATGTCACTGTATACGCTGCAGGGAAGTTGGGCACAATAGCCTGAAAGGGAAAGAGATAAACGAGAAAGATGTAGAGCTTACCATAGAAACTTACGAAGCCTGTAAAGGCACAGAACATTTCATTGCTTTTGAGGACCTTTCGGCAGATGTCCTGATAGGTTTTACGCGTTTGCGCTTTCCGGCTGCTCCCCACCGCCAGGAACTGCAGGACTCCGCCCTTATAAGAGAACTGCATGTTTACGGTTCCATGGTACCTGTAGGAAAAGGAGCAAGACAAAAAGAATGGCAGCACCGGGGCTATGGAAAAGAACTTATTGAGTACGCTGAAAAAACTGCATATGAATCCGGCTATGAGAAACTTGCAATAATAAGTGGAATAGGTGCCAGAGAATACTACAGAAAACTCGGGTATACTCTCGACGGATTTTACATGTCAAAAACTCTGTAGAGCTAAAAAATGGCGTTCTTCCATTGATATACCTTAACTGAGTTTTCCAACCCGGAACTCTACATACCCTTTAGGGTTCCGAAACCTCTCCGAAGTAAGGGAACCCTTAAAAGTCCTGCTTGAAACTGCTCTCAGAGAGCCTTTTTGACATTAGATTTGCTTTTCCAGCGTCTATCGAATTATACCACCAGGAACGCCATCTCAAGTATCTGCAGTATTCTCCACCCCACTCTTTCGATCTCAAGATCCTGCTTCCCACTAACTATTTTTTTCAACTCCAGTTTAAACTCCTTTTAGGTCCGGTCTCATCTTTAAGCTACCTT is drawn from Methanosarcina lacustris Z-7289 and contains these coding sequences:
- a CDS encoding formylmethanofuran dehydrogenase subunit C, translated to MQVVKLSLKKANKIPIEADNVNPDNFAGKTAEEIKAILVWHGNGQFPLGDLFNVEVEGSDSVENTKIVFEGDVSRVKRIGQNMSAGEIEINGNVDMHCGFGMKGGKVVINGDADSWLGCEMTGGEIILNGNASYYVGSGYRGEACGMRGGKITVNGNTKDYLGEHMCGGEILVKGNVGLLPAISNNGGKIVIEGNATMPASEMKNGTVIIKGEVSDLLPSYKEEGTEEVEDVTYRKFVGDVNVGGKGVLLIK
- a CDS encoding tRNA uridine(34) 5-carboxymethylaminomethyl modification radical SAM/GNAT enzyme Elp3 → MKEADYNRACRSVLEKVLAGEIKDEAQLNKEKKDVSKLHHLASLPRNGDIIMQGTPEERAQIKEFLRRKPVRTISGVAVVAVMTSPAPCPHGVCLPCPGGPNSAFKSPQSYMGREPAAMRAIQHGFDPYSQVQSRLSQLRAIGHDVEKVELIVMGGTFSARSLDYQEWFSKRCLEAMNDLTGTEWRENAWKIGKSVPYIPLEEVQKANEIAEIRNVGITFETRPDWAKEEHVDEFLRLGGTKVELGVQNVYDFVLTRMQRGHGVAEIVRANQVLRDSAFKVGFHMMPHLPGADSELDLKGFKKLFEDPRFMPDYLKIYPTLVTEGTALHRMWEAGEYQALSDEEAAELVADIKAILPKWVRLQRVQRDIPANQIVAGVRKSNLRQLAEEKLREKGGKCHCIRCREVGHNSLKGKEINEKDVELTIETYEACKGTEHFIAFEDLSADVLIGFTRLRFPAAPHRQELQDSALIRELHVYGSMVPVGKGARQKEWQHRGYGKELIEYAEKTAYESGYEKLAIISGIGAREYYRKLGYTLDGFYMSKTL
- a CDS encoding S-layer protein domain-containing protein, producing MKRFAALSLAALMILTVFASAASAADSIEIRGPVYNGSDIDSIIDTYGDNGTTLTVDATQFAAFYYDIDDNVTTESLSIKDVAGTAGNVIGEGGIVYKTTIQNVAYQYENAADGWSNYSLLGFFADKYIPLNSDKADKLAKLVLDSDDKYTIRTGELLDLGQGYAIQAKQVDVDGKKVWLEFTKDGEFVDDEIISVDSGTNTWEVELDDIQGEDDVVVLRVHVNQVFQGAVDSIAQIEGLWLIDYANAMTIESDDEFDNLDDVSINGPTLTITNADTFTLNRDDSNLIAKGMYFKVADTSSDQLRFYVMKEITDPGTYQIRGQVASGSGDFTWNATNFAGFYYDLNDDVATETLKVSGINGNVIPEGGLDYSTTIKNVDYQYNNVDANWGQYPVLGLFAEEYIPLDATKADKLAKLILDSDDKYTIRTGEKLDLGEGYAIEAKQVDVDGKKVWLEFTKDGEFVDDEIISVDSGDKTWDVELDDIQGEDDVVVLRVHVNQVFQGAVDSIAQIEGLWLVDYANAMTIESDDEFGELNNVKINGDTLSITNDNTFTLSRDSEEEIGQGMYFKIADTSTSALRYYPYVEKTIGNETTGIPEGTPSTISTTEDNMTNETPTTDGTVTPTEEGTVTPIEGSTEPVNDTTPADGKSPGFGVVLGLVGLLSVVYLVRRNN